The Arachis hypogaea cultivar Tifrunner chromosome 14, arahy.Tifrunner.gnm2.J5K5, whole genome shotgun sequence DNA window AAATGTCATCAAGCCTATCATTGCTGGGAGAGTTCCCGCCATATACCAGTAAGCCCTCTTGACTGTTTCGCTGAGCACTGGCAAATGCACACCATCCGCGAGGCCCGGGATGGGAACCAGAGTCCACCCTTTCTTCCAACTTCTTCCACTCTAGTGTCTCTGTGTCCAACACAAAAACATCACCAGAGAATTTGCCAGCACCCATATGACCTTGGTCACTAGGATCTATTTCCCCACCATACAAGATTATGTGTTTTCCATAACTGGCTGTTGAAAACACACTACGCGCTGATGGTTTCTGTCCACTTGTTTCAACTTGGGACCATGTTTTGCTGATCAAATCAAAGCAATGCACATCATCCACTTCCATTCCAGCAAAACCATACACTACCCATATTTTTCCTTGGACAGCTGCGAGGCCGGGGCCACCTCTGCCTTTGCAGTTTGTGCCCGGAGATGGAAACTCGGTCCACTTTTTATCGACAACATCAAAGGCCCATAAATCGTTGAGCCTCCCGGAAACCCCACAACCACCAAATATATAGACGTTCCGGTCATCGGCGGTGATGGAATGGTAGCTGCGGTGAGGAGGCCCGTGGTCTCCTCTTGAAATTAAGGCCCAATTGTTGATCTTAGTATCAAAAG harbors:
- the LOC112740835 gene encoding thiohydroximate-O-sulfate sulfur/sulfate-lyase (nitrile-forming) NSP5, translated to MVVSHGTWFQLDQKGASPGARSSHAVAIVGQKLYAFGGEFAPRVPVDNNVHVFDLKTLTWSVADASGDTPPPRVGVTMTAIGDTIYVFGGRDAEHKELNELYSFDTKINNWALISRGDHGPPHRSYHSITADDRNVYIFGGCGVSGRLNDLWAFDVVDKKWTEFPSPGTNCKGRGGPGLAAVQGKIWVVYGFAGMEVDDVHCFDLISKTWSQVETSGQKPSARSVFSTASYGKHIILYGGEIDPSDQGHMGAGKFSGDVFVLDTETLEWKKLEERVDSGSHPGPRGWCAFASAQRNSQEGLLVYGGNSPSNDRLDDIFFFALCQN